In candidate division KSB1 bacterium, one DNA window encodes the following:
- a CDS encoding carboxypeptidase-like regulatory domain-containing protein yields MPKKFVLLPAALACCFALAHAGTTGKIAGTVKDAETGMPLPAVNVTLVGTTIGAATALDGYFVMPFVPAGTYTLRASIIGYTTYEVKDVRVNIDLTTTINVAMKPEVLAGEEVVVVAERPVVQKDVSASTANLNIKEVEALPVVRLENVVALQAGVRYDDTGIIIRGRVTDNTASQTAFVVDGIALRDERDNKPYTGISYTAIEEIQIQTGGFNAEYGNIRSGVVNVTTKEGGKDRYTFGLISRYSPPAQKHFGPSPHDRNSYWIRPFVDEAVCWTGTNNGAWDEFTRKQYAPFEGGWNAVALKRLQDDDPNNDLTPEALRQLFLWQHRRQLDIVDPDYDFDVSLGGPVPVIGKALKDLRFFTSYRTTQDMYLIPLSRDGYRDYNMQLKLTADITPKMKLMIEGISGRERGTNNNNAGLPGLFRSTSSIAAALNRVSYIDTRMFNTDYWAPSAITRNSIGAKLTHVLGPSTFYEATLHYFHSQYETNPGRPRDTTPRYAFGNGYLVDEAPFGFYPFPAPGLGTPDFRMGFGMSNSRDSSKVGVWAAKFDISKQVGRFNQFKAGFEFVYTDNNVNYALFDFYLPDNNSRSVWHTFPKRGALYLQDKLEFEGMIANLGLRLDYSHAGGEWYVIESPFDAAFSGAKADGIDTLLAKADTERKFTLSPRLGVAFPISVNSKLYFNYGHFRQLPTPDDLYLFRRASATKEVIRIGNPNNPLQKTVAYELGYEHNLFDQYLVRLAGYYKDVSLQPRLVRYRSIRNAVNYQAVEPTNYEDIRGFEFTVTKNRGNWIQGFLNYTYQVNTFGNFGFAEYVDVKSQQERYENDTRSHYQVKPLAQPFARANVYLFSPAAVGPKVLGWHPLENWRLNVLATWSSGAYYTPPGGANITEIQNILHWKDFYNVNLRLSKTFRLANAEVQFFMDVNNALNLKYMSQGGFVNAEDYERYLKSLHYPADISKILRDFDAGYSPIVGNDRPGDYRTVPYEPYDPNDPDEARKKRILETKAYIDMPNQEFLTFLNPRDIFFGLQLSFTLF; encoded by the coding sequence ATGCCCAAGAAGTTTGTGCTCCTGCCCGCTGCTCTCGCCTGTTGCTTCGCACTGGCCCATGCCGGCACCACCGGCAAAATTGCGGGCACGGTGAAAGATGCGGAGACCGGAATGCCGTTGCCGGCGGTCAATGTCACTCTGGTCGGCACCACCATCGGCGCGGCGACGGCGCTGGATGGGTACTTTGTCATGCCCTTCGTTCCCGCCGGCACCTACACGCTGCGCGCCAGCATCATCGGTTACACGACTTACGAGGTCAAAGATGTGCGGGTGAATATCGATCTCACCACCACCATCAACGTGGCCATGAAACCCGAAGTCCTGGCGGGTGAAGAAGTGGTGGTGGTGGCAGAGCGGCCGGTGGTGCAGAAGGACGTTTCCGCCAGCACGGCGAACCTGAACATCAAAGAAGTCGAGGCGCTGCCGGTCGTCCGACTGGAGAACGTCGTGGCGCTGCAAGCCGGCGTGCGTTATGATGACACCGGCATCATCATCCGCGGCCGGGTCACCGACAACACCGCCAGCCAAACGGCCTTCGTGGTGGACGGCATCGCGCTGCGCGACGAACGCGACAACAAACCCTACACCGGCATCAGCTACACCGCCATCGAAGAGATTCAGATTCAAACCGGCGGTTTCAATGCCGAATATGGCAACATTCGCTCCGGTGTCGTCAATGTGACCACCAAGGAAGGCGGCAAGGATCGCTACACCTTCGGGTTGATTTCGCGCTACAGTCCGCCGGCGCAAAAGCATTTCGGGCCCTCCCCGCACGATCGCAATTCCTACTGGATCCGGCCCTTCGTCGATGAAGCGGTGTGCTGGACCGGCACCAACAACGGCGCGTGGGACGAGTTCACGCGCAAACAATATGCCCCCTTCGAAGGCGGCTGGAATGCCGTGGCGTTGAAACGCTTGCAGGATGATGACCCCAACAATGACCTCACTCCGGAGGCCCTGCGCCAGCTTTTCCTGTGGCAGCACCGCCGCCAGCTCGATATCGTGGACCCGGATTATGACTTCGATGTCAGCCTGGGCGGCCCGGTGCCGGTGATCGGAAAAGCCCTCAAAGACCTGCGCTTCTTCACCTCCTACCGCACCACCCAGGACATGTACCTCATCCCGCTCTCGCGTGACGGCTATCGTGATTACAACATGCAACTGAAGCTGACCGCGGATATCACGCCCAAAATGAAATTGATGATCGAGGGCATCAGCGGCCGGGAACGCGGCACGAACAACAACAATGCCGGCTTGCCCGGGCTGTTCCGCTCCACCAGCAGCATTGCCGCGGCGCTCAACCGGGTGAGCTACATCGACACGCGCATGTTCAACACCGATTACTGGGCGCCCTCCGCGATCACACGCAACAGCATCGGTGCCAAGCTCACGCACGTGCTCGGGCCCTCGACCTTCTACGAGGCCACGCTGCATTACTTCCACTCGCAGTATGAAACCAACCCCGGCCGGCCGCGCGACACCACGCCGCGCTACGCCTTCGGCAACGGGTACTTGGTGGACGAGGCCCCCTTCGGCTTTTATCCCTTCCCGGCGCCCGGCCTGGGCACCCCGGATTTCCGCATGGGCTTCGGCATGAGCAACTCGCGCGACAGCAGCAAAGTGGGGGTGTGGGCGGCCAAGTTCGACATCAGCAAACAAGTCGGCCGCTTCAACCAGTTCAAAGCCGGCTTCGAGTTTGTCTACACCGACAACAACGTCAACTACGCCCTGTTCGATTTCTATCTCCCCGACAACAACTCGCGGTCGGTATGGCACACCTTTCCGAAACGCGGTGCGCTTTACCTGCAGGACAAACTGGAGTTCGAGGGCATGATCGCCAATCTCGGCTTGCGCCTGGACTATTCCCATGCCGGCGGCGAGTGGTACGTCATCGAAAGCCCCTTCGATGCCGCCTTCTCCGGGGCCAAGGCCGACGGCATCGACACCCTGCTGGCCAAGGCCGACACCGAGCGCAAATTCACCCTCAGCCCGCGCCTGGGGGTTGCCTTTCCCATTTCCGTGAACAGCAAGCTCTACTTCAACTACGGCCATTTTCGCCAGCTTCCCACGCCCGATGATTTGTATCTCTTCCGGCGCGCCTCCGCAACCAAGGAAGTCATTCGCATCGGCAACCCCAACAATCCGCTGCAAAAGACCGTGGCCTACGAATTGGGGTATGAGCACAACCTGTTCGATCAATATCTGGTGCGGCTTGCCGGTTATTACAAGGATGTGTCGCTGCAACCGCGGCTGGTGAGATATCGCAGCATCCGCAACGCCGTGAACTATCAGGCGGTGGAGCCGACCAACTACGAAGACATTCGCGGCTTCGAGTTCACCGTCACGAAAAACCGTGGCAACTGGATTCAGGGATTCCTGAACTACACCTATCAGGTCAACACCTTCGGCAACTTCGGCTTTGCCGAATATGTCGATGTGAAGAGCCAGCAGGAAAGGTATGAGAACGACACGCGCTCGCACTATCAAGTCAAGCCGCTGGCGCAGCCGTTTGCACGCGCCAATGTCTATCTCTTCTCGCCGGCTGCCGTCGGCCCGAAAGTGCTGGGCTGGCATCCGCTGGAAAACTGGCGGTTGAACGTGCTGGCGACCTGGTCCTCCGGCGCCTATTACACGCCCCCGGGTGGCGCCAACATCACAGAGATTCAAAACATCCTGCACTGGAAGGATTTTTACAATGTGAACTTGCGCCTGAGCAAGACCTTCCGCCTTGCCAACGCCGAGGTGCAGTTCTTCATGGACGTCAACAACGCGCTCAATCTCAAGTACATGTCGCAGGGCGGCTTCGTGAACGCGGAGGATTACGAACGCTATCTCAAGTCCCTGCACTACCCGGCGGACATCAGCAAAATCCTGCGTGATTTCGATGCCGGTTACTCGCCCATTGTCGGCAATGACCGGCCGGGCGACTATCGCACCGTTCCCTACGAGCCGTATGATCCCAATGATCCCGATGAGGCCCGCAAAAAACGGATCCTTGAGACCAAGGCCTACATCGACATGCCGAACCAGGAGTTTCTCACATTTCTCAACCCGCGGGACATTTTCTTCGGCCTGCAATTGTCGTTCACCCTTTTTTGA